GTTTAGTTGTTTATTGTTAAGTGAAGTAGATAGTCGTATTGGTTCATCAAACATTCATGTTTGTTCGTTTGCGAATTTACATTTTCTCGatatttcttctattttttagtGACTAATTAAGTTTCCTGCCAACTAGGGATATAATTACTGGTTCTGGcattatttaatcaattcaaataaatttatacaatttagttataatttttaaatatgaaaagcatctaattattttaatataatttgaatatgatttaatttttttatacttgttttttttttattgaaatattttggtTTGATCTATAAATTACGTAATAGCAAATGGGTCTAAAATTGAGCTTGAAGatgtgtattttaaaatttatattaaatataatgaacaaaaccaaataaagaataaaaataaagtgatTCATGCGCGGGAACATGTCTGCTAAAaggtatgatttttttttttttttaatttagggaattatttttttgttgaattaagGTGACACTTTTGGTTGTTACGTAGACGTGGCCATCTTTGATAGCCAAAGCAAAGGCTGGTGGAATAGATGTGATACAAACCTACGTGTTCTGGAACATTCATGAACCCCAACAAGGAACGGTAACTAAATTTCTATAGTTTCTATTTGTCAAAAAGgtgacataacataaacaaaaaagaaaaatcttgtTTGTCCAGTATGATTTTAGCGGTGGACGCGATATTGTAAAATTCTTAAAGGAAGTACAAGCACAAGGATTATACGCTTGCCTAAGAATTGGACCCTTCATTGAAGCGGAATGGAGTTACGGGTAAGAACACATGGAACATTCCTTTATAACTTTACATCCCTTTAAAAATGACCATTTCTTAGTCCTTGTCTCAACTTTCTGATGCAGTGGTCTACCATTTTGGCTACATGATATTCCGGGAATTGTTTATCGATCTGATAACGAACCATTCAAGgtattgttttcttcttctttaccGGAATATTGGTATCAAAATGTAATGCTGTTACGTTTTCATGGTCATCATGCACCTTTAATGGCAGCTTCACATGCAAAACTTCACCACGAAGATAGTGAACATGATGAAGTCGGAAGGCTTATATGCTTCACAGGGAGGGCCAATTATACTTTCACAGGTTTGAGCCAGTGGGCAACACCACCAATGGACCTCCTTCTTTAACTCCTTTATACTTTCACTCCTTTAAGAAAACTCGTCAATGGAGTTGCAGATTGAGAATGAATACTCGATGGTGGAGGCATCCTTTCATGAGAAAGGACCTCCTTATGTTAAATGGGCAGCAAACATGGCGGTTAGCCTTCAGACTGGTGTGCCATGGACCATGTGCAAGCAAGACGATGCACCTGACCCTGTGGTACGTAAACATAATCATATgagttatattttcttttatgtttctaTTTTACTTAAATATTCAATTGGTAGATAAATGCATGCAATGGGCTAGAATGTGGAGAAACATTCGTTGGACCAAACTCGCCTAATAAGCCATCTATTTGGACTGAGAACTGGACTAGCAAGTAAGTCTTACGCTTGCATTGTATCCAAATATTTTGCATATCATGAAAACCatgaaagaggaaaaatgTGGTTTACCTGGATTGATATTAGTTTCTTACGAGTGTTCGGTTGCAGCTATCAAGTTTATGGAGACGAACCGTACATAAGATCAGCAGAGAATATTGCATTTCATGTAGCCCTTTTCATTGCTGCAAAGAATGGGGCTTTTGTCAATTATTATATGGTATTTGATATAAATCTctctcaatattttatttgttcatatGAACCTATTTAAAGATGTGATTATTTTAAACCAAAAACCACTTACTCACTTTCTCCTAGTATCATGGAGGAACCAATTTTGGAAGATCAACGGCTGAATATGTCATTACAGGCTACTATGATCAAGCACCTCTGGACGAATATGGTATGGcatttttaaaaaccgtgTCTTCATTAAATTAGCTCAACGATTTGAATTTTTGCATCAGCTGGAAACTGTTCaccacattttttttcctgcaGGTTTAACTAGGGAACCAAAATGGAGTCATCTTAAAGAATTACACGCTGCAGTTAAGCTATGCACCAAGCCCTTGCTTTATGGAACAAAATCCAACATCTCGCTGGGCCAACTACAAAATGTAAGTTTATGCTGTCAATTAACATCATTCCATGCAATTAAAATTGTGTTCAACACAATCtaggatgaaaaagaaatggtatCTACAATAACTACAACATAAGAACGCAAATAATTACTTGTTGAGGTTGAAATACTTGGAAATTATAGACTATTTACTCATCCATCCCTTTTGGCAGGCCATTATGTTCAAAACTGAGTCTGGAGAGTGTGCTGCCGCCTTTATGGTGAATAGGGGAGCTGAGGATGTGAGTGTTTTGTTTCAGGAAGTTACATACGAGTTACCTTCCAGTTCCATTAGCATCTTACCCGATTGTAAAACTGTGGCCTTCAACACCAAAAGGGTAAGGCTTAAACCAACCACGGGTTTCTCTTATTCCTTATTAATTTTAACCCTTGAAATACTATTTATCAGATAAGCGTACAACACAATACAAGAACAATGAAGACAGTACAAACGTTTGATTCGTCTGAAAAATGGCAAGAGTTCAAGGAACTGATACCTAGCTTTGATGAAACCACATTCAGAGAAAGCAAGTTATTAGAGCAAACATATGTCACCAAAGACAGCTCAGATTATCTTTGGTACACCATGAGGTACATTATAAGTGGAAATTATGCGATTGATAATCAAActattgttgaacacaactctttgtgggaaacactcgcacactttattaacaccaatcTAATC
This genomic window from Cucurbita pepo subsp. pepo cultivar mu-cu-16 chromosome LG01, ASM280686v2, whole genome shotgun sequence contains:
- the LOC111787867 gene encoding beta-galactosidase 16-like isoform X2 produces the protein MAKTEYHVVRLRWISALVLMAALFDGILGGHHNGSNVTYDGRSLIINGEHKLLFSGSIHYPRSTPETWPSLIAKAKAGGIDVIQTYVFWNIHEPQQGTYDFSGGRDIVKFLKEVQAQGLYACLRIGPFIEAEWSYGGLPFWLHDIPGIVYRSDNEPFKLHMQNFTTKIVNMMKSEGLYASQGGPIILSQIENEYSMVEASFHEKGPPYVKWAANMAVSLQTGVPWTMCKQDDAPDPVINACNGLECGETFVGPNSPNKPSIWTENWTSNYQVYGDEPYIRSAENIAFHVALFIAAKNGAFVNYYMYHGGTNFGRSTAEYVITGYYDQAPLDEYGLTREPKWSHLKELHAAVKLCTKPLLYGTKSNISLGQLQNAIMFKTESGECAAAFMVNRGAEDVSVLFQEVTYELPSSSISILPDCKTVAFNTKRVSVQHNTRTMKTVQTFDSSEKWQEFKELIPSFDETTFRESKLLEQTYVTKDSSDYLWYTMRFQHDSPDSQQTLEVGSRAHVVHAFVNGVYAGSAHGAKNEQNFSLNNNITLRHGTNNISLLSVMVGLPDSGAYLESRVLGLLSVKIGGKDYSAQPWGYKVGLSGENSQIFSGSGSNDTQWSKLDKSSQPLTWYKTQFDAPPGDDPIALNLGFMGKGAVWVNGWGIGRYWVSFLTGKGEPSQKWYHVPRSFLKPTGNRLVIFEEETGNPVGITLDVVSITKICGQVSESHYPLVASWMGEKNQSASSRRPKVRLSCPTNKNISSILFASFGTPSGDCQSYATGTCHSPSSRAVAEQLCLGKAKCSIPILNHKFGGDPCPHITKTLLVDAQCT
- the LOC111787867 gene encoding beta-galactosidase 16-like isoform X1, which produces MAKTEYHVVRLRWISALVLMAALFDGILGGHHNGSNVTYDGRSLIINGEHKLLFSGSIHYPRSTPETWPSLIAKAKAGGIDVIQTYVFWNIHEPQQGTYDFSGGRDIVKFLKEVQAQGLYACLRIGPFIEAEWSYGGLPFWLHDIPGIVYRSDNEPFKLHMQNFTTKIVNMMKSEGLYASQGGPIILSQIENEYSMVEASFHEKGPPYVKWAANMAVSLQTGVPWTMCKQDDAPDPVINACNGLECGETFVGPNSPNKPSIWTENWTSNYQVYGDEPYIRSAENIAFHVALFIAAKNGAFVNYYMYHGGTNFGRSTAEYVITGYYDQAPLDEYGLTREPKWSHLKELHAAVKLCTKPLLYGTKSNISLGQLQNAIMFKTESGECAAAFMVNRGAEDVSVLFQEVTYELPSSSISILPDCKTVAFNTKRISVQHNTRTMKTVQTFDSSEKWQEFKELIPSFDETTFRESKLLEQTYVTKDSSDYLWYTMRFQHDSPDSQQTLEVGSRAHVVHAFVNGVYAGSAHGAKNEQNFSLNNNITLRHGTNNISLLSVMVGLPDSGAYLESRVLGLLSVKIGGKDYSAQPWGYKVGLSGENSQIFSGSGSNDTQWSKLDKSSQPLTWYKTQFDAPPGDDPIALNLGFMGKGAVWVNGWGIGRYWVSFLTGKGEPSQKWYHVPRSFLKPTGNRLVIFEEETGNPVGITLDVVSITKICGQVSESHYPLVASWMGEKNQSASSRRPKVRLSCPTNKNISSILFASFGTPSGDCQSYATGTCHSPSSRAVAEQLCLGKAKCSIPILNHKFGGDPCPHITKTLLVDAQCT